Proteins from one Gossypium raimondii isolate GPD5lz chromosome 8, ASM2569854v1, whole genome shotgun sequence genomic window:
- the LOC105793478 gene encoding uncharacterized protein LOC105793478 has product MELGEINKTRIVLIPKFDKPKNLSQFRPISLCNVLYKIIATAIVARMRPFLGFCIDEAQGAFIPGRQISDNTLIAYEVIHSLKMKKRGKHGNFALKLDLSKAYDRVEWDFLAGMLSRLEGLSCLLKEAKIKNELKGAPIGREKFSISHLLFADDCIIFGDAAIDGACSVRNILKEYELASGQKINLGKSLIYFGANVGEELRAEICGTLGVSWASNPDKYLGLPMMVGRKKKWAFSNFVDRFRKRISGWSIRYLSMGGKEVFIKAVLQALPIYVMQYFELPKTFCHQLEAKVGSYLSLTWRSICSARDVFDDGLLWRIGSGARVNIWNDPWIPGPGSGRLLVHSMDTQWTTVEQLLNAETRTWNKEVLYQLFSVEQAERIITIPIAGCGSSDLQVYSGEYSVKSRYRLLITCTIKQTVSESYMKRRLRADPVCPLCKSETEDSHHLLWYCNVQQQLWSLLKLSMDSGVLTSDGTSNFVSVFLAMNMNEKKLSAISLWALWYKRNKLVNEGLKFKLHDLVGFIQSYHQDLSFVKTKDLTGGMRRNELWRPPMAGVIKLNFDASFASIYNSSISAVLIRDSEGLIMGACTYPMVDIADAFVAEARACERAIYFALDMGFRKVILEGDSLTVIKKLVSNSTDRSVLCFISQHIQSLAGAFEKITYNFIPSEANRAVHELAMIGRKQKAPCFWVEEAPAKVVEVAELDRYEWSRRGCFGSGL; this is encoded by the exons ATGGAGCTGGGAGAGATTAACAAGACACGCATCGTTCTAATCCCTAAATTTGATAAGCCTAAGAACCTCTCTCAATTCCGTCCTATTAGCTTATGTAATGTGCTCTACAAGATTATTGCTACAGCTATCGTTGCACGCATGAGGCCTTTCTTAGGATTCTGTATAGATGAAGCTCAAGGTGCTTTTATCCCTGGCAGGCAAATCTCTGATAATACCCTTATTGCTTATGAGGTTATTCATTCtctaaaaatgaagaaaagggGTAAACATGGGAACTTTGCACTCAAACTAGACCTTAGCAAGGCCTATGATCGGGTGGAGTGGGACTTCTTGGCCGGAATGTTGTCTAGGTTGG AAGGGCTCTCTTGTTTGTTGAAGGAGGCGAAGATTAAAAATGAACTAAAAGGTGCTCCGATCGGTAGGGAAAAATTTTCGATATCTCATTTGTTGTTTGCAGATGATTGCATCATTTTTGGTGATGCCGCGATTGATGGTGCTTGTTCTGTCCGTAATATATTAAAGGAGTATGAGTTAGCTTCGGGGCAAAAAATTAACTTGggaaaatcattaatttattttggtgcGAATGTGGGAGAGGAACTCCGTGCTGAGATTTGTGGTACCTTAGGAGTTAGTTGGGCTTCGAATCCGGATAAGTACTTGGGCCTTCCAATGATGGTGGGGAGGAAAAAGAAATGGGCTTTCTCCAACTTTGTTGACAGGTTTCGGAAGCGTATTTCGGGATGGAGTATTAGGTATCTTTCGATGGGTGGGAAAGAAGTGTTTATTAAGGCGGTTCTTCAAGCGCTTCCGATTTACGTTATGCAATACTTTGAGTTACCTAAAACTTTTTGTCATCAGCTTGAAg CCAAAGTGGGGTCTTACCTTTCACTTACCTGGAGAAGTATTTGTAGTGCCAGGGATGTGTTTGACGATGGGTTGCTGTGGCGGATTGGCAGCGGTGCGAGGGTGAATATTTGGAATGATCCGTGGATACCGGGCCCTGGGAGTGGTCGACTGTTAGTTCATTCTATGGATACCCAATGGACCACGGTAGAGCAACTTTTAAATGCAGAGACTCGTACCTGGAATAAAGAGGTTCTTTATCAACTCTTTAGTGTTGAACAAGCTGAGCGTATCATCACTATCCCCATTGCTGGGTGTGGATCTTCTGATTTGCAAGTTTATTCTGGAGAATACTCAGTTAAGAGTAGATATAGGTTGTTGATTACATGTACGATCAAGCAAACAGTATCTGAGAGTTACA TGAAAAGGCGATTACGAGCTGATCCGGTGTGCCCTCTGTGCAAATCAGAGACGGAGGATTCCCATCATTTATTATGGTACTGTAATGTCCAGCAGCAGTTGTGGTCTCTTTTGAAGCTCTCAATGGATTCTGGAGTTTTGACCTCGGATGGAACATCAAACTTTGTCAGTGTCTTTTTAGCAATGAACATGAATGAAAAGAAACTTAGTGCTATCTCGTTATGGGCTCTTTGGTACAAGAGAAATAAACTAGTCAATgagggtttaaaatttaagctCCATGATTTGGTTGGTTTTATTCAGAGCTATCATCAGGATTTAAGTTTTGTTAAAACTAAAGATCTGACTGGTGGTATGAGAAGGAACGAGCTGTGGAGACCTCCTATGGCCGGGGTTATAAAGCTGAATTTTGATGCCTCGTTTGCAAGTATTTATAATAGTTCTATTTCAGCGGTACTTATAAGGGATTCTGAGGGTCTAATCATGGGTGCATGTACATACCCGATGGTGGATATCGCAGATGCTTTTGTGGCCGAAGCGAGAGCTTGTGAGAGGGCTATCTATTTTGCTCTGGACATGGGTTTTAGGAAGGTAATCTTGGAGGGTGACTCGCTAACAGTTATAAAGAAATTAGTCTCAAACAGTACTGATAGATCTGTTCTCTGTTTTATTTCACAACATATTCAAAGTCTGGCAGGAGCTTTTGAAAAGATCACTTACAATTTTATACCCAGTGAGGCGAACAGAGCGGTGCATGAGCTGGCGATGATAGGCCGAAAACAAAAAGCGCCTTGCTTTTGGGTTGAAGAGGCACCTGCAAAGGTTGTCGAGGTAGCGGAGTTAGATCGCTATGAATGGTCTCGTCGGGGCTGCTTTGGGAGTGGGCTTTGA